One segment of Bacteroidota bacterium DNA contains the following:
- a CDS encoding AAA family ATPase, giving the protein MDTISVTTTHDISELNARIKQESSFVDLISMEMRKVIVGQKHLIDSLLIGLLSNGHILLEGVPGLAKTLAINTLAQTIDAKFSRLQFTPDLLPADLIGTMIYSQKKEEFIVKKGPIFANFILADEINRAPAKVQSALLESMQERQVTIGSETYGLQEPFLVMATQNPIEQEGTYPLPEAQIDRFMLKVVIDYPNKDEERAIIRENIAKTFPKPDTILKTDAIVRAREVVKDVYLDEKIEKYIVDIVFATRYPKEYGLDKFENMITFGASPRASINLSAAAKAFAFIKHRGYVLPEDVRAICHDVLRHRIGLSYEAEAENVTSEEIINEILNTVEVP; this is encoded by the coding sequence ATGGATACAATTAGTGTAACAACAACTCATGACATTAGCGAACTAAATGCTCGAATTAAGCAAGAAAGCTCCTTCGTTGATTTGATTTCAATGGAAATGAGAAAAGTTATTGTTGGACAAAAACATTTGATTGATAGCTTATTAATTGGATTGTTATCTAATGGTCATATTTTGCTCGAAGGTGTTCCGGGTTTGGCAAAAACATTAGCAATAAATACACTTGCACAAACTATTGATGCAAAATTTAGTCGCCTACAATTTACGCCGGATTTGCTTCCAGCAGATTTAATCGGAACTATGATTTATAGTCAAAAAAAGGAAGAGTTCATTGTAAAAAAGGGACCTATCTTTGCAAATTTTATTCTTGCCGATGAAATAAATCGTGCTCCGGCGAAGGTTCAAAGTGCTTTGCTTGAGTCAATGCAAGAGCGACAAGTAACTATTGGTTCTGAAACTTATGGATTGCAAGAACCATTCTTAGTAATGGCTACCCAAAATCCTATAGAGCAGGAAGGGACTTATCCTTTGCCAGAAGCTCAAATCGATAGGTTTATGCTAAAAGTTGTAATCGACTATCCGAATAAAGACGAAGAGCGTGCAATAATCAGAGAAAATATTGCTAAAACTTTTCCTAAGCCCGATACAATTTTGAAAACCGATGCAATAGTTCGAGCAAGGGAAGTTGTTAAGGATGTTTATCTCGACGAAAAAATTGAAAAATATATAGTCGATATAGTGTTTGCAACTCGTTATCCGAAAGAATATGGCTTAGATAAATTCGAAAATATGATAACTTTTGGAGCATCTCCACGAGCAAGCATAAACCTTTCGGCAGCAGCAAAAGCTTTTGCTTTTATCAAACATAGAGGATATGTTTTGCCCGAAGATGTTAGAGCAATTTGCCATGATGTGCTTCGTCATAGAATTGGTCTTAGCTACGAAGCCGAAGCTGAAAATGTAACATCCGAAGAAATTATC